Proteins from one Hydrogenivirga caldilitoris genomic window:
- a CDS encoding Crp/Fnr family transcriptional regulator, whose translation MGETGKLLDFLKKSILFQGLPEGDLRKISLSFEFIDLPMGEVLFYEKENSSDMYLVLEGKVRASLFDEHGNELVLAELGPGEFIGEMSMIDQLPRSATVIAEEPTRLASLSRETFLKIIRENPDIAINVIRALVTRLRRADDMIEALAFRNVESRIVKFLVETGREKGLTENGKYRLRKMTHRDLAARVGASREAVTKALKALVFKGIIEDRGNFWLISPDAEEKIDP comes from the coding sequence ATGGGGGAGACGGGGAAACTTCTTGATTTTCTGAAGAAAAGTATTCTGTTCCAAGGTCTACCTGAAGGTGACCTTAGAAAGATATCGCTGAGCTTTGAGTTTATAGACCTACCTATGGGCGAGGTCCTCTTTTACGAAAAGGAAAATAGCAGCGATATGTATCTTGTCCTTGAAGGAAAAGTCCGCGCTTCTCTCTTTGATGAGCATGGTAACGAATTAGTTCTTGCTGAGCTGGGACCGGGGGAATTTATAGGGGAGATGAGCATGATAGACCAGCTTCCACGCTCTGCCACGGTCATAGCTGAGGAACCAACAAGGTTGGCTTCTTTAAGCAGGGAAACCTTTTTAAAGATTATCAGAGAAAACCCCGACATAGCTATCAACGTTATAAGGGCTCTGGTTACAAGACTAAGAAGGGCGGATGACATGATTGAAGCGCTTGCTTTCAGAAACGTAGAGAGCAGAATTGTAAAGTTTTTAGTTGAAACCGGAAGGGAGAAGGGTTTAACGGAAAACGGAAAGTACAGGCTAAGGAAGATGACCCATAGGGACCTTGCAGCAAGGGTTGGCGCATCAAGAGAAGCTGTCACAAAAGCCCTCAAGGCGTTAGTTTTTAAAGGGATTATAGAGGATAGGGGGAACTTCTGGCTGATATCCCCCGATGCGGAGGAGAAGATAGACCCTTAG
- the moaD gene encoding molybdopterin converting factor subunit 1 produces the protein MPRVIYFSVLKEKLGISEEELDFRGSVAKLREVLKERHPEAAEIIDRVKFAVNEEYVSEDYRIEGDERIAIIPPVSGG, from the coding sequence ATGCCAAGAGTTATTTACTTTTCTGTACTCAAAGAGAAGCTTGGAATTTCCGAGGAGGAGCTGGATTTTAGAGGGAGTGTGGCAAAGTTGAGGGAAGTTCTGAAGGAGAGGCATCCGGAAGCGGCAGAGATTATTGACAGGGTCAAGTTTGCCGTGAACGAAGAGTATGTTTCGGAAGACTACAGGATAGAAGGTGATGAAAGGATCGCTATAATTCCGCCCGTCAGCGGTGGATAA
- a CDS encoding glycosyltransferase family 9 protein: MKKALIVRLSSLGDVVLSSVLIEPLIRGGYKPFLLTFKPYHTLFEDDWRVSTIPTTRDEIFSKELIDTLRQHHFDLFIDVHKNLRTLWLRRKLGGKWLSYKKDSLRRRLAVRFSRFRRPYFVTESYLEALGDIGRGAVPLPKIILSDERLERLQEVLPSEEFITFGAGARYKKKRYPYFKELALLLKENNFEVVWLGDEKDRKELGEVEGVNLCGKLSLPDVLGVIKLSRVFIGNDSGLLHCARAVGTPALQIYGGTHPTLGFSLYPEEGRVIIKNLECQPCDLHGRGECKFGDYRCLDIEPGYVFKEALMLIR, encoded by the coding sequence ATGAAGAAAGCTCTTATAGTACGTCTATCTTCTCTGGGCGATGTGGTTCTCAGCTCTGTTCTTATAGAGCCTTTGATAAGAGGGGGTTACAAGCCTTTCCTCCTGACATTTAAACCTTATCATACGCTCTTTGAAGATGACTGGAGGGTTTCAACCATACCTACAACCAGAGATGAGATCTTCAGCAAGGAGCTAATAGATACACTGAGGCAACATCACTTTGACCTTTTCATAGACGTTCACAAGAACTTAAGAACTCTGTGGTTACGGAGAAAGCTCGGAGGCAAGTGGCTCTCTTATAAGAAGGATTCCCTGAGACGAAGGCTCGCCGTGAGGTTTTCCCGTTTTCGCAGACCTTACTTTGTGACAGAGAGCTACCTGGAGGCACTCGGAGATATTGGGCGGGGGGCTGTCCCTCTACCTAAAATAATCCTGTCCGATGAAAGGCTTGAAAGACTTCAGGAAGTTTTGCCTTCTGAGGAGTTTATAACTTTCGGCGCAGGTGCAAGATATAAGAAGAAAAGGTATCCATACTTTAAGGAACTGGCTCTCCTCCTTAAAGAGAACAATTTTGAGGTCGTATGGCTCGGCGATGAAAAGGACAGAAAGGAGCTGGGAGAAGTTGAAGGCGTCAACCTGTGCGGAAAGCTCAGCCTCCCGGACGTGCTCGGTGTGATAAAACTCTCCCGTGTGTTCATAGGTAACGATTCTGGTCTTTTACACTGTGCCAGGGCTGTAGGAACTCCCGCTCTGCAGATATACGGTGGAACTCACCCGACCCTCGGTTTCTCCCTTTACCCGGAGGAGGGCAGAGTCATAATTAAAAACCTTGAATGCCAGCCCTGTGACCTTCACGGAAGGGGAGAGTGTAAATTTGGAGATTACAGGTGCCTTGATATAGAACCGGGCTACGTTTTCAAAGAAGCTCTCATGCTTATAAGGTGA
- the metF gene encoding methylenetetrahydrofolate reductase [NAD(P)H], with amino-acid sequence MKIGDILRKGVFSVSFEFFPPKNEEGEKQLFETIKELRELKPTFVSVTYGAGGSTRDRTRNVVRRIHEEIGLNVMAHLTCIAHTREELLDILKDYKDIGIDNILALRGDVPHDRPDFRPPEGACRYAVELVRLIRDRFKDYFSVGVASYPEGHPESPNMEWEIRYFKEKVEAGAEFSITQMFFENTYYYEFIELCHKADINIPVIPGIMPITNFKQIRKFASMCGATIPQFLIEKMEPVENDPEEVAKIGVEFAIRQCEDLLRNGAPGLHFYTLNRSKATLQIYSAIRELIPVKDLYA; translated from the coding sequence TTGAAGATAGGAGATATCCTCAGGAAAGGGGTGTTCAGCGTATCCTTTGAGTTCTTTCCTCCCAAGAACGAAGAGGGTGAGAAACAGCTCTTTGAAACGATAAAGGAACTCAGGGAGTTGAAACCCACCTTTGTTTCCGTTACATACGGAGCCGGAGGCTCCACAAGGGATAGGACGAGGAATGTGGTCAGGAGAATACATGAAGAAATAGGTCTTAACGTTATGGCTCACCTTACCTGTATAGCTCACACAAGGGAAGAGCTCCTTGATATACTCAAAGACTACAAGGATATAGGTATTGATAACATTTTAGCTCTCAGAGGGGACGTGCCCCACGACAGGCCCGACTTCAGACCTCCGGAAGGTGCATGTAGGTATGCGGTTGAACTTGTCAGACTCATAAGGGATAGGTTTAAGGATTACTTCTCCGTAGGAGTTGCAAGCTACCCTGAAGGGCACCCGGAGTCACCTAATATGGAGTGGGAGATAAGGTACTTTAAGGAAAAAGTTGAAGCTGGGGCTGAATTCTCCATAACCCAGATGTTCTTTGAAAATACCTATTATTACGAATTTATAGAGTTGTGCCATAAAGCAGATATAAACATACCTGTGATACCGGGCATAATGCCCATAACCAACTTCAAGCAGATAAGGAAGTTTGCCAGCATGTGTGGGGCTACAATACCTCAGTTCCTAATAGAAAAGATGGAGCCTGTTGAAAATGACCCGGAGGAGGTAGCAAAGATAGGAGTGGAGTTTGCGATAAGACAGTGTGAGGACTTACTCAGAAACGGTGCTCCCGGGCTTCACTTCTACACCCTCAACAGGTCAAAGGCCACCCTCCAGATATACTCTGCCATAAGGGAGTTGATACCTGTCAAGGACCTATATGCCTGA
- the epmA gene encoding elongation factor P--(R)-beta-lysine ligase has translation MVLDKWSEFIDKLREFFKKRGYLEVFTPALLDYPNLDANVEPIPVKVKRQGTERTMWLQTSPEYSMKKLLSKYRRDMFQIAKVFRNNEHGRLHRVEFHMLEWYKTGESYEYLIEEIKELLNELFGYTEFEELTLDESFKRHLGFNLLQDKESLQEALKERAIYYEEDEDWETLFYRAFVEVERRLGRGKPIFIKDFPPQLSALAKVRNEVAERFELFIEGVELANGWTEETNPEEIRRRLQREALKRDLPVDEEFIEAHRTIPDCAGCSIGVDRLFMLYLGKSSLDDIELFKL, from the coding sequence ATGGTACTTGATAAGTGGAGCGAGTTCATAGACAAACTCAGGGAATTTTTCAAGAAGAGAGGATACCTTGAGGTCTTTACACCGGCTTTACTGGATTACCCCAACCTTGATGCCAACGTTGAACCCATACCCGTTAAGGTTAAAAGACAGGGAACGGAGAGAACCATGTGGCTACAGACATCTCCTGAGTATTCCATGAAGAAACTCCTATCAAAATATAGGAGAGACATGTTTCAAATCGCAAAGGTCTTCCGAAACAATGAGCACGGAAGACTCCACAGAGTTGAGTTTCACATGCTTGAATGGTATAAAACAGGAGAAAGTTACGAATACCTGATTGAAGAGATAAAGGAGCTCCTGAACGAACTCTTCGGGTACACAGAGTTTGAAGAGCTGACCTTAGATGAGTCTTTCAAAAGACACTTAGGCTTTAATCTACTTCAAGATAAGGAGAGCCTTCAGGAAGCTTTAAAAGAGAGAGCCATATACTATGAAGAAGATGAAGACTGGGAAACCTTATTCTACAGGGCTTTTGTAGAGGTTGAAAGGAGGCTTGGCAGGGGAAAACCCATTTTCATCAAGGACTTTCCACCACAACTCTCAGCCCTTGCAAAGGTGAGGAACGAGGTTGCGGAGAGGTTTGAGCTCTTCATAGAAGGGGTTGAGCTCGCCAATGGCTGGACTGAGGAGACTAATCCAGAGGAGATAAGAAGAAGGTTGCAAAGGGAAGCTCTAAAAAGGGACCTCCCTGTAGATGAGGAATTTATAGAAGCTCACCGCACCATACCTGACTGCGCAGGATGTTCTATAGGGGTTGACAGGCTGTTTATGCTCTACTTAGGAAAGAGCTCCCTTGACGATATAGAATTATTTAAGCTATGA
- a CDS encoding cupin domain-containing protein, with amino-acid sequence MTVRFESTGIRDEEKIKNLLKRSGYSVYTWQDPPGTYYDTHTHPDREVRWVIEGEVVIGVNGKEIVLKEGDMIELEPGTPHWARTRTGVKYICGSK; translated from the coding sequence ATGACCGTCAGGTTTGAATCTACAGGGATAAGAGACGAAGAGAAGATAAAGAACCTACTTAAAAGGAGTGGCTACTCTGTTTACACGTGGCAGGACCCCCCGGGAACTTACTACGATACCCATACCCACCCGGACAGGGAAGTAAGGTGGGTGATTGAAGGAGAGGTGGTGATAGGTGTTAATGGTAAGGAGATAGTCTTGAAAGAGGGAGATATGATAGAACTTGAACCGGGAACTCCCCACTGGGCAAGAACCCGGACGGGAGTAAAGTATATATGCGGGTCTAAGTGA
- the ychF gene encoding redox-regulated ATPase YchF, with product MGFNLGIVGLPNVGKSTLFNALTETAKAQAANYPFCTIEPNIGVVEVPDDRLYRIAELEKSRKITPTFIEFVDIAGLVKGASKGEGLGNQFLSHIREVDAIAMVLRCFENPDVVHVEGSVDPIRDADIIDIELIAKDLESVNRRLERVEKAAKGNDKKAKEEFEYLKEIKEVLEGLEPLRRYKDKFAEDTWMYATKELFLLTTKPVMYIANIGEADLPEGDNNPHVQKVKERAREENAPVVVLCAELEAQLAGLEREERKELLEAYGLKEPGLHKVIREGYRLLNLITFFTAGEKETRAWTVVKGTKAPRAAGKIHSDIERGFIAAEVINYEDYIKAGSMVKAKEKGLVRLEGKEYEVQDGDIIYFRFNV from the coding sequence ATGGGTTTTAATCTGGGGATAGTCGGACTCCCAAACGTGGGGAAGTCAACACTCTTTAACGCCCTGACAGAAACCGCAAAGGCTCAGGCGGCAAACTATCCTTTCTGTACTATAGAGCCCAATATCGGTGTTGTTGAGGTGCCAGACGACAGGCTTTACAGGATCGCCGAACTTGAGAAGTCAAGGAAGATAACACCTACCTTTATAGAGTTTGTGGATATAGCTGGTCTTGTTAAGGGTGCAAGTAAGGGTGAAGGGCTGGGAAACCAGTTTTTATCCCATATAAGAGAAGTTGATGCTATAGCTATGGTTCTCAGGTGTTTTGAGAACCCGGATGTGGTTCATGTTGAAGGAAGCGTTGACCCCATCAGAGACGCTGACATAATAGACATAGAGCTAATAGCCAAGGACCTGGAAAGTGTTAACAGGAGGCTTGAGCGGGTTGAGAAAGCTGCCAAGGGTAACGACAAGAAAGCCAAGGAGGAGTTTGAGTACCTCAAAGAGATAAAAGAGGTCTTAGAAGGTTTGGAGCCTTTAAGAAGGTATAAAGATAAATTCGCTGAAGATACATGGATGTATGCAACAAAGGAGCTATTCTTACTTACCACCAAACCCGTGATGTATATTGCTAATATCGGCGAAGCCGATCTCCCGGAAGGGGATAATAACCCCCATGTCCAGAAGGTAAAGGAAAGAGCCCGGGAAGAGAACGCTCCTGTGGTGGTCCTCTGTGCGGAGCTTGAGGCTCAGCTTGCAGGATTAGAAAGAGAGGAAAGGAAAGAACTCCTTGAGGCTTACGGACTTAAAGAGCCTGGACTTCACAAAGTTATAAGGGAGGGATACAGGCTTCTTAATCTTATAACCTTCTTTACCGCAGGAGAGAAGGAAACTAGAGCATGGACGGTGGTTAAGGGAACAAAGGCACCCCGGGCGGCAGGTAAAATCCACTCGGATATAGAGAGGGGCTTCATAGCTGCTGAAGTTATAAACTACGAGGATTACATAAAGGCAGGCTCTATGGTGAAGGCAAAGGAGAAGGGACTTGTCAGGCTTGAAGGTAAAGAGTATGAGGTTCAGGACGGAGATATAATCTACTTCAGGTTCAACGTATAG
- the ispF gene encoding 2-C-methyl-D-erythritol 2,4-cyclodiphosphate synthase — MHTRIGLGFDSHEFEEGKPLFLGGVRIDFPKGLKGHSDGDVLLHALTDAILGAIGEPDIGELFSDKDERWKGVSSELFLKEAIKRMKGKGYELINLDSVLIANEPKIAPYKETIKEKLSKLTGLPVERISIKGKRREGFCQVEGIACICTVLLRVPYEG, encoded by the coding sequence ATGCATACGAGAATAGGACTTGGTTTTGATTCCCATGAATTTGAGGAGGGTAAACCCCTCTTTTTGGGTGGGGTACGGATTGATTTCCCGAAGGGACTGAAAGGACATTCTGACGGGGATGTCCTCCTCCATGCCCTCACAGATGCGATACTTGGAGCTATTGGAGAGCCTGACATAGGTGAGCTTTTTAGTGATAAAGATGAGAGGTGGAAGGGGGTCTCTTCCGAGCTTTTTTTGAAAGAAGCAATAAAGAGAATGAAAGGTAAAGGGTATGAGCTTATTAACTTAGATAGCGTCCTTATAGCGAATGAACCGAAGATAGCACCTTACAAAGAGACAATAAAGGAAAAGCTTTCAAAGCTTACAGGGTTACCCGTGGAAAGGATATCAATAAAGGGGAAGCGGAGAGAAGGCTTCTGTCAGGTGGAGGGGATAGCATGTATATGTACGGTCTTACTGAGGGTACCTTATGAGGGTTAA
- a CDS encoding patatin-like phospholipase family protein yields MRVNIVLSGGAARGVAHIGVIKALEELGFNIQALSGSSAGSIVAVFYACGYNPDDMLELVKKTPWLSLFIPKIPRSGLFSLKKAEKYLREQIPFERIEELRKRVYICATDLLSARSLYFNSGELIPVLLGSCALPGIFEPVRYQNYLLIDGGVMNNLPVEPFEKLKTLKIGVDVNPVEKVSSVGNIVNVLIRSFFLAVRSNVDKRKELCDIVITPDILKYSPLDIRKAEELYRLGYEKTIKVMEEFLKRKGLGET; encoded by the coding sequence ATGAGGGTTAATATCGTTCTTTCAGGGGGAGCTGCCCGCGGGGTAGCTCACATAGGTGTCATAAAAGCTCTGGAAGAGCTGGGGTTCAACATACAGGCTCTGAGCGGTTCAAGTGCGGGCTCAATAGTGGCTGTCTTTTACGCCTGCGGATACAATCCAGATGATATGCTTGAGCTTGTCAAGAAGACGCCTTGGTTGTCTCTCTTCATCCCTAAAATACCGCGTAGCGGTCTCTTCTCATTGAAAAAGGCTGAGAAGTATTTAAGGGAACAGATACCCTTTGAAAGGATAGAAGAGCTGCGAAAGAGAGTTTATATATGCGCCACAGACTTGCTTTCAGCCCGATCCCTATACTTTAACAGTGGGGAGCTGATTCCTGTTCTTCTCGGAAGTTGTGCCCTTCCCGGTATCTTTGAGCCGGTAAGATACCAGAATTATCTTCTTATAGACGGAGGTGTTATGAACAACCTGCCGGTTGAACCCTTTGAAAAGCTGAAGACCCTGAAGATAGGGGTGGATGTTAACCCTGTGGAGAAAGTCAGCAGTGTTGGGAACATAGTTAACGTCCTTATCAGGAGCTTTTTCCTGGCTGTTCGTTCCAACGTGGATAAGAGGAAGGAACTCTGCGACATAGTTATAACTCCGGACATACTTAAGTACTCTCCTCTTGACATAAGGAAAGCGGAGGAGCTTTACAGGCTCGGATACGAGAAAACCATAAAGGTTATGGAAGAGTTCCTTAAAAGGAAAGGTCTGGGAGAAACTTAA
- the oadA gene encoding sodium-extruding oxaloacetate decarboxylase subunit alpha — protein sequence MKEILVTDISLRDGIQSLLATRVRTEDMLDIIEVLDKCGFWSLEVWGGATFDVCLRFLKEDPWERLRKFKDTAKNTKLEMLLRGQNVVGYRHYADDVVEEFVKRAYDNGIEVFRIFDALNDTRNMRKSIEVAKKVGGIVKGVLSYAISPVHTVEYYVKVAGELVDMGIDIISIKDQAGLLSPKVAYDLVSALRNAYPDYPVHLHTQTTADLAEMAQLKGIEAGATMIDTAFYSLSCQTSHPPGETMIYVLREFGYEVNVDTSLYKKAGDMFKEVRQKYKRYDVLPPYPDVGVLLHQIPGGMITNFINQLREQNLEDKLEQVLEEVARVREDLGYPPLVTPTSQIVGTQAFMNVLHGERYKVVTKETKDYVKGLYGKPPTPVKEEVLRKILGEEEPIYETRPADLLEPELEKIRDEAKEAGARSEEDILSYVLFPVVAKEFFEWREKAEKGEVPPVPIEDTFSETCPEKAPIEFNVTVHGEQYHVQIAGRGEETANGRTFFIRLDGRLEEVVLQPIREIEVSESGYEFSEGAPVMPKRPKPRDVGDIASPISGKVVNVNVSIGQEVKEGDVLLVVEAMKMENEIHSPVDGVVEEIFVQVGESVNPDEVLIRVKPKRK from the coding sequence ATGAAAGAGATACTCGTAACAGATATATCGTTAAGGGACGGCATACAGAGTCTACTTGCAACCCGTGTCAGGACAGAGGATATGCTGGACATAATTGAGGTTCTTGATAAATGTGGGTTCTGGTCCCTTGAGGTCTGGGGAGGGGCTACCTTTGATGTGTGTTTAAGGTTCTTGAAGGAGGACCCCTGGGAGAGACTGAGGAAGTTCAAGGATACAGCCAAGAACACAAAGTTGGAGATGCTCCTAAGGGGACAAAACGTTGTCGGATACAGGCACTACGCTGATGATGTGGTTGAAGAATTTGTAAAAAGGGCTTACGATAACGGCATAGAGGTATTCAGGATATTTGACGCTTTAAACGATACTCGCAACATGCGCAAATCAATAGAAGTTGCCAAGAAAGTTGGGGGGATAGTTAAAGGCGTGCTCTCCTATGCTATAAGCCCAGTTCACACCGTTGAGTACTATGTGAAGGTTGCAGGTGAACTGGTTGATATGGGAATAGACATAATATCCATAAAGGACCAGGCTGGTCTTCTCTCGCCAAAGGTGGCTTATGACCTGGTGTCCGCTTTAAGGAATGCGTACCCTGATTACCCTGTGCACCTCCATACTCAGACAACGGCGGACTTGGCTGAGATGGCACAGCTTAAAGGAATTGAAGCCGGCGCTACGATGATAGATACTGCCTTTTACTCCCTTTCCTGTCAGACCTCTCATCCGCCAGGGGAAACTATGATTTACGTCCTAAGGGAGTTTGGGTATGAGGTTAATGTTGATACCTCCCTATATAAAAAAGCTGGTGATATGTTTAAGGAGGTAAGGCAGAAGTATAAGAGATACGATGTTCTGCCACCTTATCCCGATGTGGGTGTCCTGTTGCATCAGATACCTGGAGGTATGATTACAAACTTCATAAACCAGCTAAGGGAGCAGAACCTTGAGGATAAACTTGAGCAGGTTCTTGAAGAGGTGGCGCGGGTTAGGGAAGACCTGGGCTATCCTCCTCTGGTTACACCTACCTCCCAGATAGTTGGGACTCAAGCTTTTATGAACGTTCTGCACGGGGAAAGGTACAAGGTGGTTACCAAGGAAACTAAGGATTACGTTAAAGGGCTGTACGGGAAGCCTCCGACACCCGTAAAAGAGGAGGTTCTGAGAAAGATACTTGGAGAAGAAGAACCCATATATGAGACCAGACCAGCTGACCTTTTAGAACCTGAGCTTGAGAAGATAAGAGACGAGGCTAAGGAGGCGGGAGCTCGCTCTGAAGAGGACATACTATCCTACGTTCTCTTCCCTGTGGTTGCTAAGGAGTTTTTTGAGTGGAGGGAGAAGGCAGAGAAGGGAGAGGTTCCACCTGTTCCCATTGAGGATACTTTCAGTGAAACTTGTCCTGAGAAGGCGCCTATTGAGTTTAACGTCACTGTTCATGGAGAGCAGTACCATGTCCAGATAGCCGGAAGGGGTGAGGAAACAGCAAACGGCAGAACATTCTTCATCAGACTTGATGGGAGACTTGAAGAGGTAGTGCTTCAGCCTATAAGAGAGATAGAGGTAAGTGAGAGCGGTTACGAGTTTTCAGAAGGTGCCCCTGTTATGCCTAAGAGACCTAAGCCCAGAGATGTGGGGGACATAGCTTCTCCTATATCGGGCAAGGTTGTAAATGTGAATGTTAGCATAGGTCAGGAGGTAAAGGAGGGTGATGTTCTTCTAGTTGTGGAAGCTATGAAGATGGAGAACGAAATACACAGCCCTGTTGATGGTGTGGTTGAGGAGATATTTGTTCAGGTGGGCGAGAGTGTAAACCCCGATGAGGTGCTTATAAGGGTAAAGCCCAAGAGGAAATGA
- the hisG gene encoding ATP phosphoribosyltransferase — protein MISIAVPKGRLFEESIDYLYSRGILPEKFEEGRRLTITAGEINLLLVKPFDVPVYVENGAADLGVCGYDVYWERKPDVYRLLDLGIGVCRISVAGKPESKEKYFNSFYLKLATKYQNIAKSFFSKRGVKVDLINLSGSVELAPIIGLADFILDLVQTGRTLKENGLVEIEEVGKSSAWLICNRASFRNKSSCIKELIDRLS, from the coding sequence ATGATAAGTATCGCTGTCCCGAAGGGAAGGCTCTTTGAAGAAAGCATAGACTACCTATACTCAAGAGGTATATTACCTGAAAAATTTGAGGAAGGTAGAAGGCTAACAATAACAGCGGGAGAGATAAACCTCCTTCTAGTGAAACCCTTTGATGTCCCTGTGTACGTTGAAAACGGAGCTGCAGACCTTGGTGTATGTGGCTATGATGTTTACTGGGAGAGAAAGCCTGACGTTTACAGACTCTTGGACCTTGGGATAGGTGTCTGTCGCATATCTGTTGCAGGAAAGCCTGAAAGTAAGGAGAAATACTTCAACAGCTTTTACCTGAAGCTTGCTACCAAATACCAGAACATAGCTAAAAGCTTTTTCTCCAAGAGGGGGGTGAAAGTTGACCTCATAAACCTCAGCGGCTCGGTTGAGCTTGCGCCAATCATAGGTTTAGCGGATTTCATACTTGATCTTGTTCAAACGGGGAGGACTCTTAAGGAGAACGGGCTTGTTGAAATTGAGGAGGTTGGAAAATCAAGCGCGTGGCTTATATGCAACAGAGCGAGTTTCCGAAACAAAAGCTCTTGTATAAAGGAGCTTATTGACCGGCTCTCTTAG
- the carA gene encoding glutamine-hydrolyzing carbamoyl-phosphate synthase small subunit: MKKKAILALEDGTYFLGYSFGAEGETQGELVFNTSMTGYQEILTDPSYRGQIVVMTYTQIGNYGVNEEDLESGKVQVNGFVVKEVFFRYSNWRATKSLDEYLKENGVVGIAGIDTRALVKKIREHGVIRGVISTNNITPEEAVKKARQVPDISELDLIQEVSTRESYLWKQGEWRLSEGYIETEGEKPTVAVVDFGVKFNILRRLASEGAKVVVVPPEEAFDFAKKERPDALFLSNGPGDPQRVVEGIRLVREFAGKIPILGICLGCQIVGLALGGRTYKLKFGHHGGNHPVKDLKTGKVEITAQNHNFAIDPDSLPSEVEITHINLLDETVEGIRHKELPIFAVQYHPENSPGPHDSYYLFKAFVDMAKRAGQ, translated from the coding sequence ATGAAAAAGAAAGCCATCCTCGCCCTTGAAGACGGAACTTACTTCCTCGGATACTCCTTTGGAGCCGAGGGCGAGACACAGGGGGAGCTCGTCTTTAACACGTCCATGACAGGCTATCAGGAGATACTTACAGACCCGTCCTACCGAGGGCAGATCGTGGTAATGACCTACACCCAGATAGGGAACTATGGCGTAAACGAAGAGGACCTTGAGTCGGGAAAGGTTCAGGTAAACGGCTTCGTAGTTAAGGAGGTATTTTTTAGGTATTCCAACTGGCGTGCAACAAAGTCCTTAGATGAGTATCTTAAGGAGAATGGTGTCGTGGGTATAGCTGGTATAGATACCAGAGCCCTGGTGAAAAAGATAAGGGAGCACGGTGTTATAAGGGGTGTTATATCAACGAATAACATAACGCCTGAGGAAGCTGTGAAAAAAGCCCGTCAGGTGCCGGACATCTCTGAACTTGACCTCATTCAGGAGGTATCCACCAGGGAGTCTTATCTATGGAAGCAAGGAGAATGGAGGCTGTCAGAGGGATATATAGAGACTGAAGGTGAGAAACCTACTGTGGCGGTTGTTGACTTTGGCGTGAAGTTCAACATCTTAAGGAGACTTGCAAGTGAGGGTGCGAAGGTTGTTGTGGTGCCCCCCGAAGAAGCTTTTGACTTTGCAAAGAAAGAGAGACCTGATGCTCTGTTTCTATCCAACGGACCCGGAGATCCCCAAAGGGTAGTTGAGGGCATACGACTGGTAAGGGAGTTCGCCGGGAAGATTCCTATACTGGGGATATGCTTGGGGTGCCAGATAGTAGGGCTTGCCCTTGGTGGAAGGACATACAAGCTGAAGTTTGGACACCATGGAGGAAACCATCCTGTAAAAGACCTAAAGACAGGAAAGGTGGAGATAACAGCCCAGAACCACAACTTCGCCATTGACCCGGATTCTCTTCCTTCAGAGGTAGAGATAACCCATATAAATCTCCTGGACGAGACTGTTGAGGGAATCAGGCATAAAGAGCTTCCTATCTTCGCAGTTCAGTACCACCCAGAAAACTCTCCCGGACCCCACGACTCCTACTACCTGTTCAAAGCGTTTGTGGATATGGCTAAGAGAGCCGGTCAATAA